Within Falsibacillus albus, the genomic segment CTGACGACGTCAACAGAATTTAAAACCACACAAAGTCAACAAGAGAAGTGGCTGCAGGATATTCTCTCTTCGGAAGCAAGTATGGCGATACTCGCAGAGAATAAGGATGGCATGATCGGATTTTTAGACTTTCAAAATGGTAAGAAACAAAGGAACAAACATGTTGGATCATTCGGTATGAGTGTGAAAAAGGAATTTCGGAACCATGGGATCGGCACTGCTTTATTAAATACCCTGTTTCAATGGGCAGAGCAGAACCCAATCATTGAGAAAATAAATCTTGAAGTCTTTTCTGATAACACTAGTGCAATTCAATTATATAAACGATTGGGCTTTGAGGAAGAAGGACTAAAACGAAAAGCAATCAAAATATCAGATAGCCACTATTCCGATTTGATCGTAATGGCAACATTCTGTTCTAAAGGGTAAGGTGGCATGAAAATATTTGTTGACTATTCCCTTTACCTTCCAATATGAGTCTTTATTCCTCATTTAGCATAAAAAGAACATATGTTCCAATTTATGGTGATTATGCTTGAATTTTGATGTATAATTGAAACATACAGCATGGACAGGGCATAAGGCGGCTCAACTCCCTTTAGAAAGGGGGTG encodes:
- a CDS encoding GNAT family N-acetyltransferase yields the protein MKGTIRNCCKTKEGKPFNVRTALPSDAEMILEFNRDIFKEAPFLLTTSTEFKTTQSQQEKWLQDILSSEASMAILAENKDGMIGFLDFQNGKKQRNKHVGSFGMSVKKEFRNHGIGTALLNTLFQWAEQNPIIEKINLEVFSDNTSAIQLYKRLGFEEEGLKRKAIKISDSHYSDLIVMATFCSKG